TAATGAGACGACAACTATAATTGAACCAGCAACAGGAATTAATTCTAGACAAATAGACGATCCACCGGCGAAATTAACCAGAAAAAGGAAAGCCGAACAACAAAGTGAAATTGATATTGAAGAAAGCTCTCCCCCAGAAgaggaatatatatacattaaagATATTAGGCAACAAGGTGATGGTACCGTAGAAAATCTGGCCAGCGAATTATTCGACACATTTAACAACTTGCTTAATAAAAAATTCCAGCCCAATGAGGACGACAatgatattttcctaaaaatgcTTGCAAAAAAGATGAAACCTCTACCAAAATTAGTTAAGAATCGCTTGCAGGAAAGTTTTCTTGAACAAGTTAATTTCGAAATAGTTACTTATGAGATGCAAAAGCAAgccaaaaaataagaaaaattgaaattgtgctGTAGATAAATTATTTGCGATATAACATAAACTTTTCCAATAATTCATTCTAAATTAGATTAAAAATATATGCATGGCAAGGTTTTATTATCGACATATAGAGGACCTTTTTACTCATGTGTGACATATCTATTTGTATTTCAAAATAGTATGCTTCAACTATAaaggaatttattttaaatatgctCAAAAAGTTAGTAATAAATCAATGAAACAATCAATACTTTTTTTTACCGAAAGATGCTAACACATACAATTCTGTCCCATTCAATAAGGGCATTTGTCGCTTCCAGACTTTAAATATTCTTaagtcattaaaaaaaatttagcaaatgtaTGTTTGCTCCTACGTCTGCATTTCTTACTTTTAATGGCGAGGATTTGAGAGTGTTAAAAGGCGCCTAGCAGGACTTAACACATTTGGAAAATACAAGGTAAGCATTGGCTTAATGATTAAGTGCCCGGCATtaccatttgaaaaaaaactgatACTATGTTTTTCTCAGTCTATTACAGATTTAGATGTTTGCAGTCCAAGGaataaatagaaaatgaaagaaaaataaattggagCAGTCAAAATTGACCAGTATGGTCTTAACGGTTACCAATTATTTTCTACCGATTGtcctcacggttgccactcgtgccaaaagtattctacaaaaagttaaaaaaaaatttattaaacgtctaccaattttaaaaaaaattgcattttaaagtttgtgatcaaatttttgtggttaggttATAAATatcttattattttattttttgggtgtaaaatATCCAttaaaattctatcgaaaatgttttcataatttaaggtgggtattaagttcgagtttagccgctaaaatcttaattttttcacgattacttttctttaataatccattttaaggaatacaaactttgtgaaaatttgcttttggctactccccatcaagttataataaaatttgcaacaaatatgtaaaattttacgcctctttttgctgatttagttttcactttagcggctaaacttgaacttagtactcacttttagttggaaaaaaaatctaccaaaatatcaagaattctaccaaacagtaaaaaatttaccatttttggcagaattctaccaactgtggtaaccgtgatTCTAAATCTATTGC
This is a stretch of genomic DNA from Haematobia irritans isolate KBUSLIRL chromosome 4, ASM5000362v1, whole genome shotgun sequence. It encodes these proteins:
- the LOC142237152 gene encoding uncharacterized protein LOC142237152; translation: MSYDSLSEDQRYKLLQFVKERPIIYDKHHENYKNTAEKEIAWQEVSDAVGAQLTACKVAWRTMRDQYRRNVRLPEDQKKKYRYLPKLEFLRGLTKGTTASNTSLDDITNEYYYENTSDIPKHEMDYDDSTDYGDYNETTTIIEPATGINSRQIDDPPAKLTRKRKAEQQSEIDIEESSPPEEEYIYIKDIRQQGDGTVENLASELFDTFNNLLNKKFQPNEDDNDIFLKMLAKKMKPLPKLVKNRLQESFLEQVNFEIVTYEMQKQAKK